One region of Armigeres subalbatus isolate Guangzhou_Male chromosome 3, GZ_Asu_2, whole genome shotgun sequence genomic DNA includes:
- the LOC134219565 gene encoding collagen alpha-1(III) chain-like isoform X2: MDMSGPPRGGYRGRGGFGDRGRGGFGDRGRGRGGRGGPMMGRMMGGPPMMRGRGGMMRGGPPRGMGGPPRGGPPMSRGGPYGGRPPMGVGGAPRSSYSSSVSNGSGPPPSSTTENGNDPKPADTTSSAAKTVPTTSGSTPTSTSSAAAPSTAPKTVAPASSQVPSSDSGRATPPQPIKTADSSSLSHPRESQDSSIQSTGSSYHSSRGMGYRGRGSYPPRGSYPPRGRGGYGSSYDGPRPYRGGMGGRGRGGYGGGPGGYGGAPSYNSGYNSGPPPSYGQMGGGYQHSGYNSGPPPRQQFDTRQPSNTTTVTPIKRGGMPGSGPPGPKRGRYDSGPPSRSFPPKSMPPHHGAPAPVSSYSAPPSTAGHGGYPEHNHPPASMDQYGTHGATTTSAYGTTGASQSTYGSNGYGQSSYGTSAMSTTGYATGTEYDASQYDYSTGSYDSRYQTGYSQDYSQSYGGTTTDYSAVSTDTYASQQYDDRSTGYAGYVIAKK, translated from the exons ATGGATATGTCAGGACCACCGAGAGGAGGATACCGCGGTCGCGGAGGATTCGGTGATCGCGGTCGTGGCGGATTTGGTGATCGCGGACG AGGCCGCGGAGGTCGTGGCGGTCCGATGATGGGTCGCATGATGGGTGGTCCCCCGATGATGCGTGGACGTGGTGGCATGATGCGTGGCGGCCCGCCCCGCGGCATGGGTGGCCCACCGCGAGGTGGTCCGCCAATGTCTCGGGGTGGCCCATACGGAGGTCGTCCACCGATGGGAGTCGGTGGTGCTCCACGCAGCAGCTATTCATCATCCGTATCGAACGGTTCCGGTCCACCGCCTTCGTCGACGACCGAGAATGGGAACGACCCAAAACCGGCGGACACTACCAGCAGTGCAGCTAAGACGGTACCGACAACAAGCGGAAGCACACCGACTTCGACGTCGAGCGCGGCAGCTCCGTCTACCGCACCAAAAACTGTAGCCCCAGCATCGTCACAGGTTCCTAGCTCTGATTCGGGCCGGGCAACGCCTCCGCAACCGATCAAGACAGCCGACTCTAGTAGTCTTTCCCATCCCAGAGAATCGCAAGATTCTTCAATTCAATCGACAGGTAGTTCCTATCATTCTTCGAGGGGTATGGGATACCGAGGTCGCGGAAGCTATCCCCCACGCGGAAGCTACCCCCCACGTGGTCGCGGCGGATACGGGAGCAGCTACGATGGTCCTCGGCCTTATCGCGGTGGAATGGGCGGTCGTGGCCGTGGCGGCTATGGCGGAGGTCCAGGCGGTTACGGAGGAGCACCCAGCTATAACAGCGGTTATAACAGTGGCCCTCCACCGTCCTACGGTCAAATGGGTGGCGGATACCAACACAGCGGGTACAATTCAGGACCTCCACCACGACAACAGTTTGACACACGGCAACCGTCGAACACAACCACAGTGACGCCAATCAAGCGCGGTGGAATGCCGGGAAGCGGCCCTCCAGGTCCCAAGCGAGGTCGGTACGATTCTGGTCCACCTAGCCGATCGTTCCCACCGAAGAGCATGCCACCACACCATGGAGCTCCCGCTCCTGTTTCATCGTACAGTGCACCTCCTTCGACGGCCGGCCACGGAGGCTATCCGGAGCATAATCACCCGCCAGCTAGTATGGACCAGTATGGCACGCATGGTGCGACCACTACCAGCGCATACGGCACAACCGGTGCTTCTCAGAGCACCTACGGTTCCAATGGGTACGGTCAGAGTTCGTACGGTACCTCGGCAATGTCTACAACGGGGTATGCCACCGGGACGGAATACGACGCCAGTCAGTACGATTACAG CACCGGATCGTACGACAGTCGGTATCAGACTGGATACTCACAAGACTACAGCCAATCGTATGGTGGCACCACTACTGATTACAGTGCCGTTTCGACAGATACCTACGCCAGCCAGCAGTACGATGATAGATCGACGGGTTACGCAGGCTATG TTATTGCCAAAAAATGA
- the LOC134219565 gene encoding collagen alpha-1(III) chain-like isoform X1, producing the protein MDMSGPPRGGYRGRGGFGDRGRGGFGDRGRGRGGRGGPMMGRMMGGPPMMRGRGGMMRGGPPRGMGGPPRGGPPMSRGGPYGGRPPMGVGGAPRSSYSSSVSNGSGPPPSSTTENGNDPKPADTTSSAAKTVPTTSGSTPTSTSSAAAPSTAPKTVAPASSQVPSSDSGRATPPQPIKTADSSSLSHPRESQDSSIQSTGSSYHSSRGMGYRGRGSYPPRGSYPPRGRGGYGSSYDGPRPYRGGMGGRGRGGYGGGPGGYGGAPSYNSGYNSGPPPSYGQMGGGYQHSGYNSGPPPRQQFDTRQPSNTTTVTPIKRGGMPGSGPPGPKRGRYDSGPPSRSFPPKSMPPHHGAPAPVSSYSAPPSTAGHGGYPEHNHPPASMDQYGTHGATTTSAYGTTGASQSTYGSNGYGQSSYGTSAMSTTGYATGTEYDASQYDYSTGSYDSRYQTGYSQDYSQSYGGTTTDYSAVSTDTYASQQYDDRSTGYAGYDAQAYSQGYAKTDQYAHGGYY; encoded by the exons ATGGATATGTCAGGACCACCGAGAGGAGGATACCGCGGTCGCGGAGGATTCGGTGATCGCGGTCGTGGCGGATTTGGTGATCGCGGACG AGGCCGCGGAGGTCGTGGCGGTCCGATGATGGGTCGCATGATGGGTGGTCCCCCGATGATGCGTGGACGTGGTGGCATGATGCGTGGCGGCCCGCCCCGCGGCATGGGTGGCCCACCGCGAGGTGGTCCGCCAATGTCTCGGGGTGGCCCATACGGAGGTCGTCCACCGATGGGAGTCGGTGGTGCTCCACGCAGCAGCTATTCATCATCCGTATCGAACGGTTCCGGTCCACCGCCTTCGTCGACGACCGAGAATGGGAACGACCCAAAACCGGCGGACACTACCAGCAGTGCAGCTAAGACGGTACCGACAACAAGCGGAAGCACACCGACTTCGACGTCGAGCGCGGCAGCTCCGTCTACCGCACCAAAAACTGTAGCCCCAGCATCGTCACAGGTTCCTAGCTCTGATTCGGGCCGGGCAACGCCTCCGCAACCGATCAAGACAGCCGACTCTAGTAGTCTTTCCCATCCCAGAGAATCGCAAGATTCTTCAATTCAATCGACAGGTAGTTCCTATCATTCTTCGAGGGGTATGGGATACCGAGGTCGCGGAAGCTATCCCCCACGCGGAAGCTACCCCCCACGTGGTCGCGGCGGATACGGGAGCAGCTACGATGGTCCTCGGCCTTATCGCGGTGGAATGGGCGGTCGTGGCCGTGGCGGCTATGGCGGAGGTCCAGGCGGTTACGGAGGAGCACCCAGCTATAACAGCGGTTATAACAGTGGCCCTCCACCGTCCTACGGTCAAATGGGTGGCGGATACCAACACAGCGGGTACAATTCAGGACCTCCACCACGACAACAGTTTGACACACGGCAACCGTCGAACACAACCACAGTGACGCCAATCAAGCGCGGTGGAATGCCGGGAAGCGGCCCTCCAGGTCCCAAGCGAGGTCGGTACGATTCTGGTCCACCTAGCCGATCGTTCCCACCGAAGAGCATGCCACCACACCATGGAGCTCCCGCTCCTGTTTCATCGTACAGTGCACCTCCTTCGACGGCCGGCCACGGAGGCTATCCGGAGCATAATCACCCGCCAGCTAGTATGGACCAGTATGGCACGCATGGTGCGACCACTACCAGCGCATACGGCACAACCGGTGCTTCTCAGAGCACCTACGGTTCCAATGGGTACGGTCAGAGTTCGTACGGTACCTCGGCAATGTCTACAACGGGGTATGCCACCGGGACGGAATACGACGCCAGTCAGTACGATTACAG CACCGGATCGTACGACAGTCGGTATCAGACTGGATACTCACAAGACTACAGCCAATCGTATGGTGGCACCACTACTGATTACAGTGCCGTTTCGACAGATACCTACGCCAGCCAGCAGTACGATGATAGATCGACGGGTTACGCAGGCTATG ACGCGCAAGCCTACTCGCAAGGCTACGCAAAGACCGATCAGTACGCTCATGGTGGTTATTATTAG